A window from Cryptomeria japonica chromosome 1, Sugi_1.0, whole genome shotgun sequence encodes these proteins:
- the LOC131041875 gene encoding serine carboxypeptidase-like 51 yields MTYSHAKGHLLILVWCLATSYSAFAYNFISGTPDGSEAWGYIEVRPKAHMFWWLYHSPGGTRNSWPLILWLQGGPGSSAVGIGNFQEIGPLNTKLKPRASTWLQKADLLFLDSPVGSGFSYVENDTLVAHTDAAAADDLLTFLKEFEKINRTLQNRPIFIVAESYGGKHASMLGLALSKAIAAGQLMVKLGGVALGDSWISPVDYVISWGPVLKVVSRLEDIDKAHGVALEIQDQVAKGKYLQAKDSWSRLQYIISSNSNNVDFYNFLLDSRDDPVSSVVDALESGTPRHYLRYLNFKTNSKKDESNFDLQAFMNGVIREKLKIIPPSIKWGAQSGLVFEALGNDFMKSTVDEVDELLSRGEKVTIYNGQLDLICATMGTEAWVQRLKWKGLAEFNSKKRTPLYCNGSQTYGFIKSYSNLQFFWILGAGHFVPLDQPCLALKMVDMIINMVRQ; encoded by the exons ATGACTTACTCACATGCAAAGGGACACCTGTTGATTTTAGTATGGTGTTTAGCAACCAGCTATTCGGCTTTTGCATACAATTTCATTTCAGGAACACCAGATGGATCTGAAGCGTGGGGTTATATTGAAGTCAGGCCga AGGCCCACATGTTCTGGTGGCTTTACCACAGTCCTGGAGGTACGAGGAATTCATGGCCCCTTATTCTGTGGTTGCAAGGTGGACCG GGCTCTTCAGCTGTTGGAATAGGAAATTTTCAAGAAATTGGCCCATTGAACACTAAATTGAAGCCTCGGGCATCAACTTGGTTGCAAAAAGCAGATCTTTTATTCCTG GACAGTCCTGTTGGTTCAG GTTTTAGCTATGTGGAAAATGACACATTGGTGGCTCATACGGATGCTGCAGCAGCAGATGATCTGTTAACATTTCTCaaggaatttgagaaaataaacAGAACCTTGCAAAACAGACCTATTTTTATAGTTGCAGAATCATATGGAGGAAAGCATGCAAGTATGCTCGGTCTTGCCTTGAGCAAAGCTATTGCTGCTGGACAACTTATGGTCAAACTTGGAG GAGTTGCTTTAGGTGATAGCTGGATTTCGCCTGTAGATTATGTG ATTTCATGGGGACCTGTACTTAAGGTTGTATCACGACTGGAAGACATTGATAAGGCCCACGG TGTTGCTCTGGAAATTCAGGATCAGGTAGCAAAGGGGAAGTATCTACAAGCAAAAGACTCTTGGTCCAGACTTCAGTATATAATTAGCTCTAATAGCAATAATGTG GATTTCTACAATTTTCTCCTTGATTCAAGGGATGATCCTGTTTCATCAGTAGTAGACGCCTTAGAAAGTGGGACTCCTAGACATTACTTGCGATATCTGAACTTCAAAACAAATTCGAAAAAAGATGAATCAAATTTTGACCTACAAGCATTTATGAATGGAGTGATCCGTGAAAAACTGAAGATCATCCCACCAAGCATAAA ATGGGGTGCGCAGTCAGGTCTTGTCTTCGAAGCACTCGGAAATGACTTCATGAAGAGTACAGTCGATGAG GTGGATGAACTCTTATCTCGAGGCGAAAAAGTGACAATTTACAATGGGCAG TTGGATTTGATCTGTGCAACAATGGGAACAGAAGCTTGGGTTCAACGATTGAA GTGGAAGGGATTGGCAGAATTCAATTCCAAAAAACGCACTCCACTCTACTGCAACGGTTCACAGACATATGGGTTTATCAAATCATACAGCAATCTACAATTCTTCTGGATTCTCGGGGCAGGGCACTTT GTACCTCTTGATCAACCATGTTTGGCTCTGAAAATGGTCGATATGATCATAAACATGGTGAGACAGTGA